In the genome of Cryptomeria japonica chromosome 8, Sugi_1.0, whole genome shotgun sequence, one region contains:
- the LOC131043659 gene encoding DEAD-box ATP-dependent RNA helicase 35, which produces MQIESGSTQNSQDLNPSDAKNNMESREKNMENGEEDEDYSEYIPVKKRRLMEAQKILQRKGKGSLDAEQAAKAAEAKPSLLVKASQLKKDLPEISPTEQLLQQEKEMIERLSDRKTLMSVRELAKGIQYHEPMVTGWKPPTAIRHMTESECDAVRKQWHILVDGEQIPPPIKNFKDMRLPEPILKKLKLKGIVQPTPIQVQGLPVILSGRDMIGIAFTGSGKTLVFVLPLIMAALQEEVTFPIIAGEGPFGLVICPSRELARQTFEVVEEFVGVLKERGYPELRPMLCIGGIDMRSQLEVVKKGVHIVIATPGRLKDMLAKKKMNLDNCRYLTLDEADRLVDLGFEDDIREVFDHFKAQRQTLLFSATMPKKIQNFARSALVKPVTVNVGRAGAANLDVIQEVEYVKQEAKIVYLLECLQKTPPPVLIFCENKADVDDIHEYLLLKGVEAVAIHGGKDQEEREYAISAFKAGKKDVLVATDVASKGLDFPDIQHVINYDMPAEIENYVHRIGRTGRCGKTGIATTFINKNQSETTLLDLKHLLKEAKQRIPPVLATLDDPMENVDAIVSASGVKGCAYCGGLGHRIGECPKLEHQKSVAIAGTRRDYFGSGGYGGEI; this is translated from the exons ATGCAAATAGAAAGCGGTTCAACACAAAATTCACAAGATCTTAACCCATCGGATGCAAAAAATAACATGGAATCCCGTGAAAAGAATATGGAAAATGGTGAAGAAGACGAAGATTACTCGGAATACATTCCTGTGAAGAAGCGCAGACTTATGGAAGCTCAAAAGATTTTGCAAAGAAAGGGGAAGGGTTCTCTGGACGCAGAACAAGCAGCCAAGGCGGCAGAGGCGAAACCTAGCTTACTCGTAAAGGCCTCGCAGCTCAAAAAGGATTTACCCGAAATAAGCCCTACAGAGCAGCTCCTACAGCAGGAAAAAGAAATGATTGAAAGGCTTTCTGACCGGAAAACCCTAATGTCCGTAAGGGAACTGGCCAAGGGAATTCAATACCACGAGCCCATGGTAACCGGCTGGAAACCGCCTACTGCAATCCGTCACATGACGGAGTCAGAATGCGATGCCGTCAGAAAACAGTGGCATATTTTGGTCGATGGCGAGCAAATTCCTCCTCCGATTAAGAATTTTAAGGACATGAGGCTCCCCGAGCCTATACTGAAGAAGCTCAAGTTGAAAGGGATTGTGCAGCCGACGCCTATACAGGTTCAGGGTTTGCCAGTCATACTTTCCGGCCGTGATATGATTGGGATTGCTTTTACTGGCTCGGGGAAAACCCTGGTTTTTGTGTTGCCTTTGATTATGGCGGCTTTACAG GAAGAAGTAACTTTCCCGATCATTGCCGGTGAAGGTCCATTTGGATTGGTGATTTGTCCCTCGAGAGAGCTTGCCAGGCAGACGTTTGAGGTTGTGGAGGAGTTTGTAGGGGTTCTGAAGGAGCGAGGGTATCCAGAACTGCGGCCAATGCTCTGCATTGGAGGAATTGATATGAGATCTCAGTTGGAAGTTGTGAAGAAAGGAGTTCATATTGTTATCGCCACGCCTGGCCGATTGAAGGATATGCTGGCAAAGAAGAAGATGAATCTCGATAATTGCAG GTACCTAACTCTAGATGAGGCAGATAGGCTGGTTGATCTTGGATTTGAGGATGACATTAGAGAGGTTTTTGATCATTTTAAAGCCCAACGTCAAACCTTGCTCTTTTCTGCAACTATGCCAAAGAAAATACAGAATTTTGCAAGAAGTGCTCTGGTCAAGCCTGTAACTGTGAATGTAGGTAGAGCTGGTGCAGCAAACTTGGATGTCATACAGGAAGTGGAGTATGTCAAACAAGAGGCAAAGATTGTTTATCTATTGGAATGTTTGCAGAAGACTCCACCTCCTGTTCTCATCTTCTGTGAAAATAAGGCAGACGTGGATGATATTCATGAATATCTCCTTTTGAAAGGTGTAGAAGCTGTGGCAATACATGGAGGAAAGGATCAGGAAGAAAGAGAGTATGCAATTTCAGCTTTCAAAGCTGGCAAAAAGGATGTCTTAGTGGCAACTGATGTCGCATCAAAGGGGCTTGATTTTCCTGACATTCAGCATGTTATTAATTATGATATGCCTGCAGAAATAGAGAATTATGTGCACAGAATTGGCAGGACTGGAAGGTGTGGAAAAACTGGAATTGCAACCACCTTTATCAATAAGAACCAAAGTGAGACAACTCTTCTTGACCTCAAACATCTCTTAAAGGAAGCCAAACAGAGGATACCACCTGTGCTGGCAACACTGGATGATCCTATGGAGAATGTCGATGCTATTGTTAGTGCAAGTGGAGTAAAGGGCTGTGCTTATTGTGGAGGACTTGGGCATCGCATTGGAGAGTGTCCAAAACTCGAGCATCAAAAGAGCGTGGCTATTGCAGGCACAAGACGCGACTATTTCGGTTCTGGGGGATATGGAGGGGAGATCTGA